A section of the Cygnus olor isolate bCygOlo1 chromosome 14, bCygOlo1.pri.v2, whole genome shotgun sequence genome encodes:
- the POU4F3 gene encoding POU domain, class 4, transcription factor 3 produces the protein MMAMNAKQPFTMHAALQEPKYSSLHSSSEAMRRVCLPAPQLQGNIFGSFDESLLARAEALAAVDIVSHGKSHPFKPDATYHTMSSVPCAPAAPAALPHPAALTSHPHHAAHPALDGDLLEHLSPSLAVGGLGEPPAVPPPLPPHPLGAMGHLAVGVGPPGGPAPPLPAAPCLPDAESDPRELEAFAERFKQRRIKLGVTQADVGAALANLKIPGVGSLSQSTICRFESLTLSHNNMTALRPVLQAWLEEAEAAHRDRAAKPELFAGAERKRKRTSIAAPEKRSLEAYFALQPRPSSEKIAAIAEKLDLKKNVVRVWFCNQRQKQKRMKYSAVH, from the exons ATGATGGCCATGAACGCCAAGCAGCCCTTCACCATGCACGCTGCCCTCCAGGAGCCCAAGTACTCCAGCCTGCACTCCAGCTCGGAGGCTATGCGCAGAGTTtgcctcccagccccgcag CTCCAGGGCAATATATTCGGAAGCTTTGATGAGAGCCTGCTGGCCCGCGCGGAGGCTCTGGCGGCTGTCGATATCGTCTCCCACGGCAAGAGCCACCCCTTCAAGCCGGACGCCACCTACCACACCATGAGCAGCGTCCCCTgcgccccggccgcccccgccgccctgccGCACCCCGCGGCGCTCACCTCGCACCCGCACCACGCCGCGCACCCGGCGCTGGACGGCGAcctcctggagcacctctcgCCCTCGCTGGCCGTCGGCGGCCTGGGCGAGCCCCCGGCCgtgccgccgccgctgccgccgcaCCCGCTGGGCGCCATGGGCCACCTGGCCGTGGGCGTGGGCCCGCCGGGGGGGCCggcgccgccgctgcccgccgcgCCCTGCCTGCCCGACGCGGAGTCCGACCCGCGGGAGCTGGAGGCCTTCGCCGAGCGCTTCAAGCAGCGCCGCATCAAGCTGGGGGTGACCCAGGCCGACGTGGGGGCGGCCCTGGCCAACCTGAAGATCCCGGGCGTGGGCTCGCTCAGCCAGAGCACCATCTGCCGCTTCGAGTCGCTGACGCTGTCGCACAACAACATGACGGCGCTGCGGCCCGTGCTGCAGGCCTGGCTGGAGGAGGCCGAGGCCGCGCACCGCGACCGCGCCGCCAAGCCCGAGCTCTTCGCGGGCGCCGAGCGCAAGCGCAAGCGGACCTCGATCGCCGCGCCCGAGAAGCGCTCGCTGGAGGCCTACTTCGCGCTGCAGCCGCGGCCCTCCTCCGAGAAGATCGCCGCCATCGCCGAGAAGCTGGACCTCAAGAAGAACGTGGTGCGCGTCTGGTTCTGCAACCAGCGCCAGAAGCAGAAGCGCATGAAGTACTCGGCCGTGCACTGa